One Dysidea avara chromosome 8, odDysAvar1.4, whole genome shotgun sequence genomic window, AATCCTGTATTATCATTGTCTTCTAGTGTAGCTAAAATATCTAGTAACTCTTTAGTTGTCCTACTAGTATCAGAACTCAACACTTCATGAATTTCTAATTTATGATGTTTATCTAGTGAAGTGAGTTCATCAGTCTCACCTATTTGGACAAATTTAGCCAATTGCTGTGGAGATGAGTGTTTTAAAATATGCTGGTCTTCATGGTGTATTAATAACAGGGGTGTAAACTGTTTGCACTGATATGGAGGCCAAGCATTCTCATCCCTTGTGAACCTTGCCTGTTCATTTTGCCGGCTCACCCTATCTGACAATAGAAGAACTGCATCTAATCCTACAGAATTAACAAGGTGATCTGAAATACAAAATACCAATTACTGTAAAAAATCATAACCTAACCTTCACAAGTGACACCTGGCTTCTCTTTATCAGGTTTAGAGGTCACTACAAAACAACACTACAATAAGTATAGGGACTCAGTAcacctacacacatactacCAGTATAGCATGCTGTAATGAGATTaatctgcaaaaaaattcacctctGTCAGGAGCTGAGACTGCAGGTGACTCAATCACTTTAAACAACTTCTCCCAACTAGCAGAGGTGTCCATTTCAAGCCACTTCTCCAACATCTGATTACAGCACCATTTGACGTTAGTAGGATAACCAGCCTCTATGCTCTGTAATTCTCCACTAGGTAGACCCAGTAGTGTCCCTATCACTTTCCAGTCTGCAGCATATTGTGGAGTAATGTGTTCATATAGATCCTTCAGTAGTGGAATACTGGTAGCTGTGATAAAGAGTAACGACACCACAGAATGTCGACCGGAATATTAAGCGTTTACTCACCGTTTTCATCTGTTTTAAATTGTTCTAATCCTTTGGAATCAGTTAGATCCATGTCTTTACAGTACCAGTCAGTACACGTGATACTTGAAAGGGCACAAAAGGCCGGGACTACACTTCGTAATGAGCTGGTCGGTAGTTGATCGTACTGAAACTTCTGTCTCTTTCCGCTGAAACAATCACTCTGATAACGGTCTCAGTAATTTGAACTTGATAAAGTTGTGTTTAAAATAGTAGCCACGCCCCATTTTGTTTCAGGTTGCGCATGCGTAATCTCAACAAATTACAATGTACTGTACTCTGTAAATGTTATACCGTATATATAGTAGAACGATTACCAGTGGTGGATTGTGGTTACATACTagtgtgactgttatattagagtaagtacagtaccgtgtttttcaggtttctggcgaaaatcaaagcattaacgtgatcaaacacgtgatccgtGCTTCGAACTAGCAAGGCTTACATAACTTGCAACATACTAGCAATACTTGAACGTGTACAATGATCGGCAAAAGGTAGGAATATTCACTTTAATGCCTTGCAAGTTCGAGATGTTTGAATTacagatcacgtgtttgatcacgtttatgctttgattttcgcaagaaacctgaaaaacacggtagtAGGTGCTGCATGCCTACGATGCCTCACGTGCGAGCTCACGTGAATAAGCACGTGGTGACGCAGATGATGAAAGCGCTAGTGTTAGACAGCGGGGCACTGATCAAAGGAGGTGGTAGGGGAGAGTATGAACGAAGTGCTGATAAAGTGTATGCAGTGAAAGAAACCGTGGAAAAGATTAAGGGCTCAACTACGCGCCAGCGCCTACAAGTGCTACCTTACCAGTTAGAACTGGGGGAACCATCACACAAGCCATACAACATGGTTAGTGGGGTGGTTTGGTGTTAAATATTAAGCTGTGTTATGTAGTGTCATCGTTTGCACCCCCCAGTTGTGTTATCATCACCCCTTGGCTGTTACATCATCGTCTCCCCCTGTGGTATTAGAATTTCTGTCATCACCTGATCAGCCAGATAATGAGGAGTCACCCTTACCTGATGAAACAGAAGATGATTGGATAACTCCTGCTAATGTACACATAGCATGTGAGCAGATGGTAGTCTCACCCCAGACCCggatagggtctggtgacacgcAATACAAACACTTGGCTGAACTACAAACCCATACAACATACTTATTGCATCAGGTATTACGCTTTTCCCGCGTTGTTTGTTATCACGTGATCTCATAGTCGTCCGCAGACTGGGCTAGACTGTACTAGTCTCAATGCCTTGGCTGCGGCAAAACT contains:
- the LOC136262865 gene encoding uncharacterized protein produces the protein MPHVRAHVNKHVVTQMMKALVLDSGALIKGGGRGEYERSADKVYAVKETVEKIKGSTTRQRLQVLPYQLELGEPSHKPYNMLCYHHPLAVTSSSPPVVLEFLSSPDQPDNEESPLPDETEDDWITPANVHIACEQMVVSPQTRIGSGDTQYKHLAELQTHTTYLLHQSSADWARLY